From a single bacterium genomic region:
- a CDS encoding NUDIX domain-containing protein yields the protein MPEILCRVIDCHVFRQTQEGPRYLVMQRANEVIYAGSWRMVGGKIENGEKAWETALRELSEETGLTAMRLWAVPYINSFYEASKDRVNIIPVFAACVQNDTVTLSREHNAYRWASYDEALTLLPWPAQIEGLRIVHEYITTGKTVAGFVEIPLRA from the coding sequence ATGCCTGAAATACTTTGCCGCGTAATAGACTGCCACGTTTTTCGTCAAACACAAGAAGGGCCGCGTTATCTGGTGATGCAACGTGCCAATGAAGTGATTTACGCCGGTTCGTGGCGTATGGTCGGTGGAAAAATAGAAAACGGGGAAAAAGCGTGGGAAACGGCCTTACGGGAATTGAGCGAAGAAACCGGGCTTACGGCTATGCGTCTTTGGGCCGTGCCATACATCAATAGTTTCTACGAGGCTTCCAAAGATCGTGTCAACATCATACCTGTTTTTGCGGCGTGCGTACAAAACGACACCGTGACACTTTCGCGGGAACATAACGCATATCGATGGGCATCGTATGATGAGGCTTTGACCTTATTACCGTGGCCGGCTCAAATCGAGGGATTGCGTATCGTTCACGAATACATCACTACCGGAAAAACGGTTGCCGGATTCGTAGAAATCCCTTTACGCGCGTAG
- the groL gene encoding chaperonin GroEL (60 kDa chaperone family; promotes refolding of misfolded polypeptides especially under stressful conditions; forms two stacked rings of heptamers to form a barrel-shaped 14mer; ends can be capped by GroES; misfolded proteins enter the barrel where they are refolded when GroES binds) produces the protein MAAKEIVFDVDARSKLKRGVDVLADAVKVTLGPQGRNVLIDKKFGAPTVTKDGVTVAKEIELEDPIENMGAQMVREVASKTSDVAGDGTTTATVLAQSIVREGFKNVTAGANPMELKKGIDAAVKVVVAELAKMTKKVEGKEQIAQVAAISANNDNEIGKLLADAMEKVGKDGVITVEEAKGYETILETVEGMQFDRGFLSPYFITDADSQEAVLEDPFILIYDKKISVMKDLLPILEKTVQMGKGLVIIAEDVENEALATLVVNKLRGTLRVAAVKAPGFGDRRKAMLEDIAILTGGTVISEDAGYKLESAKVEYLGRAKKVIIDKDNTTIVEGVGKKETIKGRIAQIKTQIENTSSDYDKEKLQERLAKLAGGVAVIRIGAASEIEMKEKKARVEDALHATRAAVEEGIVAGGGVALLRAQKALEPGRGGINDTLLKGDTGLGVSIVKRALEEPIRQIVENCGIEASIVVQKVREGNDHFGFNALTEQYEDLLKAGVIDPTKVTRTALENAASVSGMLLTTEATVYEKKENKPAMPPMPPGGGMGDMY, from the coding sequence ATGGCTGCAAAAGAAATCGTATTTGATGTTGATGCCCGTTCAAAACTGAAACGTGGCGTTGACGTATTGGCCGATGCGGTAAAGGTGACCCTCGGTCCCCAAGGCCGTAACGTGCTGATTGATAAAAAATTTGGCGCGCCGACCGTTACTAAAGACGGTGTGACCGTTGCCAAAGAAATCGAACTTGAAGATCCCATCGAAAACATGGGCGCTCAAATGGTGCGCGAAGTCGCTTCCAAAACCAGCGATGTCGCCGGTGACGGTACTACGACCGCGACCGTATTAGCTCAATCCATCGTGCGCGAAGGTTTCAAAAACGTAACCGCCGGCGCTAATCCGATGGAATTGAAAAAAGGTATTGATGCGGCTGTCAAAGTCGTCGTCGCTGAACTCGCGAAAATGACCAAAAAAGTCGAAGGTAAAGAACAAATCGCGCAAGTCGCTGCGATCTCCGCTAACAACGACAATGAAATCGGTAAATTGCTCGCCGATGCAATGGAAAAAGTCGGTAAAGATGGTGTGATCACCGTCGAAGAAGCCAAAGGTTATGAGACCATTTTGGAAACCGTCGAAGGTATGCAGTTTGACCGCGGCTTCTTATCCCCTTATTTCATCACCGATGCCGATTCCCAAGAAGCTGTTCTCGAAGATCCTTTTATCCTGATCTATGACAAAAAAATCAGTGTAATGAAAGATCTGCTTCCTATTCTCGAAAAAACAGTTCAGATGGGCAAAGGTCTTGTGATCATCGCGGAAGATGTGGAAAACGAAGCGTTGGCCACTCTCGTCGTGAACAAACTGCGCGGCACCTTGCGTGTAGCGGCTGTCAAAGCGCCCGGTTTCGGCGATCGTCGTAAAGCGATGCTCGAAGATATCGCGATCCTCACCGGCGGTACCGTGATCAGCGAAGATGCGGGTTATAAACTCGAAAGCGCTAAAGTCGAATACCTCGGCCGCGCTAAAAAAGTAATCATTGACAAAGACAACACCACGATCGTCGAAGGTGTCGGCAAAAAAGAAACCATCAAAGGACGTATCGCTCAGATCAAAACACAGATCGAAAATACCAGCAGCGATTACGATAAAGAAAAACTTCAGGAACGTTTGGCTAAGTTAGCCGGCGGCGTTGCCGTGATCCGTATCGGTGCGGCTTCGGAAATCGAAATGAAGGAAAAGAAAGCCCGCGTGGAAGACGCATTGCACGCTACCCGTGCTGCGGTCGAAGAAGGTATTGTGGCCGGCGGCGGCGTGGCTCTGCTCCGCGCTCAAAAAGCCCTCGAACCGGGCCGCGGCGGTATCAATGATACCCTGCTCAAAGGCGACACCGGTCTCGGCGTATCCATCGTCAAACGCGCCCTCGAAGAGCCGATCCGTCAGATCGTCGAAAACTGCGGTATCGAAGCTTCGATCGTGGTCCAAAAAGTCCGCGAAGGCAACGATCACTTCGGTTTCAACGCGTTGACCGAACAGTACGAAGATTTACTCAAAGCCGGCGTTATTGACCCGACCAAAGTAACCCGTACGGCCTTGGAAAATGCCGCTTCCGTATCCGGTATGCTCCTTACTACCGAAGCCACCGTGTATGAGAAGAAAGAAAACAAACCCGCTATGCCTCCGATGCCTCCGGGCGGCGGTATGGGCGATATGTATTAA
- a CDS encoding bacteriohemerythrin produces MSFVWKDEYLIGDKEIDDQHKNIFHFLADLEEGVTHGRSDELVNQAIDFLSAYIRDHFKYEEKCMHERKCPVAEYNEHSHKKFLEAYEKIADKYQHDGDSIQLLREIQALVKVWLVTHIIRIDSHLKKCS; encoded by the coding sequence ATGTCTTTTGTTTGGAAGGATGAATACCTGATCGGTGATAAAGAAATAGACGATCAGCATAAAAATATTTTTCATTTCCTGGCCGACCTGGAGGAAGGCGTCACGCACGGGCGTAGCGATGAGCTGGTCAATCAGGCTATTGATTTTTTGAGCGCATACATCCGCGATCATTTTAAGTACGAAGAGAAGTGCATGCATGAACGCAAATGCCCGGTAGCCGAATATAATGAGCATTCTCATAAAAAATTCTTAGAAGCGTATGAAAAAATTGCGGATAAATATCAGCATGACGGCGACTCGATACAATTGCTCCGCGAAATTCAGGCGTTGGTAAAAGTTTGGTTGGTTACCCATATCATACGGATTGACTCACATTTAAAAAAATGTTCTTAA
- a CDS encoding queuosine precursor transporter: MTRAQKLYTILCGIFISALIVAEITGSKLIQHSVSENWVFILTMGTIPFPITFLVTDLINEYYGKPGIRFVTLLGMVLIGFVYVILFIDMSIPAAAISPVSDAQFNAVFGQSSRIILGSVTAYLIGQFIDIQIFHTIRKHTGEKWLWLRATGSTFVSQLIDSFVVLFIAFSNTLSFEQIMTIGATNYIYKFVIAIILTPVIYLTHAMIDRYLGVSESHTMIAQSVEK; encoded by the coding sequence ATGACCCGCGCACAAAAGTTATATACGATTCTTTGCGGCATTTTTATTTCGGCATTGATCGTCGCCGAAATCACCGGCAGTAAACTCATTCAACATTCCGTCTCCGAAAATTGGGTTTTTATACTCACGATGGGTACGATCCCGTTTCCGATTACTTTTCTTGTAACCGATTTGATCAATGAATACTACGGAAAACCCGGTATTCGTTTCGTCACATTGCTTGGCATGGTACTGATCGGCTTTGTGTATGTTATTTTATTTATTGATATGAGTATTCCTGCGGCGGCGATTTCACCCGTATCCGATGCACAGTTCAACGCTGTTTTTGGCCAGTCCAGTCGCATTATTTTAGGTTCGGTTACGGCGTATCTCATCGGGCAATTTATTGATATTCAAATTTTTCATACCATCCGCAAACATACCGGTGAGAAATGGCTCTGGCTCAGGGCTACGGGTTCCACTTTTGTATCCCAACTCATTGACTCGTTTGTCGTACTGTTCATTGCATTCAGCAATACTTTGTCTTTCGAGCAAATTATGACGATCGGAGCAACGAATTATATTTACAAATTTGTCATCGCCATTATCCTGACACCCGTGATTTATTTGACCCATGCGATGATTGATCGCTATTTGGGTGTCTCGGAATCACACACAATGATCGCACAGTCCGTCGAAAAATAA
- a CDS encoding trypsin-like peptidase domain-containing protein, producing MKSYRIFFLLLILFVGIGIGLILSFNIGKPRPSAQNSSTTDSFPIVHISQALASELAATSFSGIARLSTPAVVTITSEKKQSSSDEETQFRFHRDMPEQGVGSGVIVSADGYIVTNNHVIDQAERIVVRLADRRSFEATLLGTDPLTDIALIRIDATGLPTITFGNSDMIQVGDWVIAVGSPLSLNSTVTAGIVSATNRQIEIIGDQYGVENFIQTDAVINPGNSGGALLNMRGELIGINTAIASRTGMYQGYGFAVPSNIVRNAVQDLSRYGRVVRGYIGVGIKDVDAIYAKAIGLDKARGVLVESLTEKGAARHSGVEEGDVILQIDDMPLFQRNELQAYVALHKPGESVRLQIWRDGQTVEKKVMLRNPDGNTDIPAEKIQRQNDAHIGSESWGYGLGFEVENLSDQGMRGVMISKSSWRAKAQNIYEGMILTRVQKTDINDVSVFEKTARELKNGEAVIIQLADRRNPANHILTAVEVRR from the coding sequence ATGAAATCGTATCGCATATTTTTTTTATTACTGATTTTGTTCGTTGGTATCGGAATAGGGCTGATTCTTAGTTTTAATATCGGAAAACCACGCCCTTCCGCCCAAAATTCTTCGACAACCGATTCGTTCCCGATCGTTCACATTTCACAAGCGCTGGCATCAGAGCTCGCCGCAACTTCTTTTTCGGGAATTGCCCGGCTTTCGACACCGGCGGTTGTAACTATTACAAGCGAAAAAAAACAATCTTCATCGGACGAAGAAACACAATTCCGTTTTCACCGTGATATGCCCGAGCAAGGCGTCGGTTCCGGCGTTATTGTTTCCGCCGATGGCTATATCGTAACCAACAATCACGTAATTGATCAAGCCGAACGTATCGTAGTGCGTTTAGCCGATCGCCGCTCTTTTGAAGCCACACTTTTGGGAACCGATCCACTAACGGACATCGCCCTCATTCGCATTGATGCGACAGGTTTGCCGACCATCACGTTTGGTAATTCGGACATGATCCAAGTCGGCGACTGGGTCATCGCTGTCGGCTCGCCGCTCAGTCTTAATTCGACCGTAACCGCAGGTATCGTCAGTGCAACGAATCGTCAAATCGAAATCATCGGTGATCAATATGGGGTTGAAAATTTTATTCAAACCGACGCCGTCATCAATCCCGGAAACAGCGGCGGTGCGTTGCTCAATATGCGAGGTGAATTGATCGGCATTAATACGGCTATAGCCAGCCGAACCGGCATGTATCAGGGATACGGTTTCGCCGTCCCATCCAATATTGTGCGTAATGCCGTTCAGGACTTATCGCGGTACGGGCGTGTCGTGCGCGGTTATATCGGTGTCGGCATCAAAGATGTGGACGCTATATATGCCAAAGCTATCGGGCTGGATAAAGCCCGCGGCGTATTGGTAGAATCGCTTACGGAAAAAGGCGCGGCACGGCACAGCGGCGTGGAAGAAGGCGACGTGATTTTACAAATTGACGACATGCCGCTTTTTCAGCGCAACGAACTGCAAGCCTACGTCGCACTCCACAAACCGGGTGAGAGTGTGCGATTACAGATTTGGCGCGACGGGCAAACCGTCGAAAAGAAAGTCATGCTGCGCAATCCCGACGGCAATACCGATATACCAGCAGAAAAAATACAACGGCAAAACGATGCACATATCGGTTCAGAATCATGGGGTTACGGGCTTGGGTTTGAAGTGGAGAACTTAAGTGATCAAGGGATGCGCGGTGTGATGATTTCCAAAAGCTCATGGCGCGCCAAGGCTCAAAATATTTACGAAGGCATGATCCTGACCCGCGTCCAAAAAACGGATATCAATGACGTTTCTGTTTTTGAAAAAACAGCACGGGAATTAAAAAATGGCGAAGCAGTGATTATCCAGTTAGCCGATCGTCGCAATCCGGCCAATCATATTCTTACGGCCGTAGAGGTGCGCCGTTAA
- a CDS encoding ABC transporter permease, which yields MANNKIGNRISIQSLPGFPELRRGDRTSAMILFISWLLPIGMIIYSWKAFLTGWHAAVTVPILIVTNFESLTRLWSPEIMEHAVASLAASGWIIGVFYWYHKKCIITQQRISASPWRLAGQAFRRNGFAMCFFCILMLLVLMAIFAPWYAPHDPNAQQDIVVTKYIKPMHSVTALRLKKNDIAPPRPSALNFSEYWTATLQSINQQLRQTEEPLLFVDEWHLQGNEVFYTQGIQKKKLDISNLASTEPKIFLTQRTYWLGSDRFGRDILSRLIYGARISLAIGMLAMVMAVALGTLVGTIAGYFGHRIDGFLMRGVDIMMAFPNLFLILMIVALFGNSVLLMIAVLGLTGWMGVSRIVRSQVLVLRNSEFVTAARALGYSHARIMRVHIIPNTLAPVVVAATLRLGAIILVEAGLSFLGVGVQPPTASWGNMVSDGRDALLNAWWISTFPGLAIVLTVMSFNIVGDGVRDALDPKLRA from the coding sequence ATGGCGAATAACAAAATAGGGAATCGCATTTCGATACAGAGTTTGCCGGGTTTTCCCGAATTGCGGCGCGGTGATCGTACCTCAGCCATGATCCTGTTCATATCGTGGCTATTGCCGATAGGGATGATTATATATTCGTGGAAGGCCTTTCTCACGGGTTGGCATGCCGCAGTGACCGTACCAATATTGATCGTTACAAATTTTGAGTCCCTTACACGTCTGTGGTCACCGGAAATCATGGAGCATGCGGTGGCTTCTCTGGCGGCATCGGGATGGATCATCGGCGTATTTTACTGGTATCACAAAAAATGCATAATAACTCAACAGAGAATATCGGCATCACCGTGGCGGCTTGCCGGGCAGGCGTTTCGGCGTAATGGCTTTGCCATGTGTTTTTTTTGCATTCTGATGTTACTCGTTCTTATGGCTATATTTGCACCCTGGTATGCACCACATGATCCCAATGCGCAACAAGATATTGTCGTTACTAAATACATAAAACCCATGCACTCCGTTACGGCCTTGCGGCTTAAAAAAAATGATATCGCGCCGCCTAGGCCATCTGCACTAAACTTTTCAGAATACTGGACCGCTACACTTCAAAGCATCAATCAACAGCTTCGACAAACGGAAGAACCCTTACTGTTTGTTGATGAGTGGCATCTTCAGGGTAACGAAGTTTTTTATACACAAGGAATTCAAAAAAAGAAACTGGATATTTCGAATCTGGCAAGTACTGAACCCAAAATTTTTCTAACACAAAGAACATATTGGTTGGGTTCAGATCGCTTTGGGCGTGACATTCTGAGCCGACTGATCTACGGTGCGCGCATTTCGCTGGCCATCGGTATGCTGGCCATGGTGATGGCTGTGGCGCTCGGCACATTGGTGGGTACGATCGCCGGTTATTTTGGTCATCGGATTGACGGATTTCTGATGCGCGGAGTGGATATCATGATGGCTTTTCCTAATTTATTTCTCATTCTGATGATCGTTGCGCTTTTTGGCAATTCGGTTTTACTAATGATCGCCGTATTAGGATTGACCGGATGGATGGGTGTATCGCGTATCGTACGAAGTCAGGTGTTGGTATTGCGTAATAGTGAATTTGTCACGGCCGCGCGTGCATTGGGTTATTCGCATGCACGCATCATGCGTGTGCATATTATTCCCAACACTTTAGCGCCGGTCGTTGTCGCGGCGACGCTGCGTTTAGGCGCGATTATTTTAGTCGAAGCCGGATTGAGTTTTCTTGGTGTGGGCGTTCAGCCGCCTACGGCAAGCTGGGGTAATATGGTGAGTGATGGGCGCGATGCCTTGCTGAACGCGTGGTGGATTTCGACATTTCCCGGTTTAGCGATCGTGTTGACCGTGATGAGTTTTAATATCGTCGGTGACGGTGTACGTGATGCTCTGGATCCCAAACTACGCGCGTAA
- a CDS encoding aminotransferase class V-fold PLP-dependent enzyme produces MKNKLNQWRALFPSTQHGVYVNHAACSPVSTRVKSAIDELLTVSSTTHVDNFPVWMETRENLRGILAQMLNTRPAHIGFVKNTSAGLNILADGLSWQRGDHILIAEGEFPSNVYPFLKLQDRGVRVEFVPTPTGRFTTDDFVSRFTAATRLVSVSFVQYHNGFRADLEALGKACRDRGILFCVDGIQGVGAVPLDVTKTYVDFLSNGGHKWLMAPGGLGFVYVGEQLIDRLTVQQVGWLSVKHPWNLREYALDFPEDARRFELATENMLGIYGMKASVSLLMEVGIENIFYHITELIDLLAQGLNEQGWIIRSDLTPIHRSGIISFQSRDEQRIPTKNVFEKLMQSGVTVSYRDGAIRVSPHFYNTENEIRQILEKLSAGV; encoded by the coding sequence ATGAAAAATAAACTCAACCAATGGCGTGCGCTTTTTCCGTCCACTCAACATGGGGTATATGTCAATCATGCAGCCTGTTCGCCGGTATCTACACGCGTGAAATCGGCCATTGACGAACTTTTGACGGTTTCTTCTACGACACACGTTGATAATTTTCCCGTCTGGATGGAAACGCGCGAAAATCTGCGCGGTATCTTAGCACAAATGTTGAACACTCGACCAGCGCATATCGGCTTTGTCAAAAACACATCGGCGGGATTGAACATCCTGGCTGATGGATTGTCGTGGCAACGCGGTGACCATATTCTGATCGCGGAGGGTGAATTTCCTTCCAATGTATATCCTTTTTTAAAATTGCAAGATCGCGGTGTGCGTGTCGAATTTGTGCCGACACCTACAGGGCGCTTTACAACCGATGATTTTGTTTCGCGATTTACCGCGGCGACGCGCCTAGTCTCGGTTAGTTTTGTCCAATACCATAATGGATTTCGAGCTGATTTGGAAGCACTGGGCAAAGCATGCCGTGATCGCGGAATATTATTTTGTGTGGACGGGATTCAGGGTGTCGGAGCCGTCCCTTTGGATGTAACAAAAACCTATGTGGATTTTTTATCCAATGGCGGTCACAAGTGGCTCATGGCGCCGGGCGGATTGGGTTTCGTATATGTCGGTGAACAACTGATTGATCGTTTGACGGTTCAGCAGGTCGGTTGGCTGTCGGTAAAGCATCCGTGGAATCTGCGTGAATATGCTCTGGATTTTCCGGAAGATGCCCGTCGGTTTGAATTGGCTACTGAAAACATGCTGGGTATCTACGGTATGAAAGCATCGGTGTCGCTTTTGATGGAAGTCGGCATTGAAAATATTTTTTATCATATTACGGAGCTCATTGATCTTTTGGCACAGGGTTTGAATGAACAAGGATGGATCATCCGTAGCGATCTAACCCCCATCCATCGTTCGGGGATTATATCGTTTCAGTCGCGTGACGAGCAGCGCATTCCTACGAAAAACGTTTTTGAAAAGCTTATGCAATCGGGAGTTACCGTATCGTACCGCGATGGCGCGATTCGCGTTTCACCGCATTTTTATAATACCGAAAATGAAATACGACAGATTCTCGAAAAACTGAGCGCCGGGGTATGA
- a CDS encoding TIGR01777 family protein: protein MKIVLAGATGFIGNALIKALLEEKHQLIILSRRPDVVRNQWGDTVKAVFWDAVSSGDWFSDVNEADAIINLTGASIAGKRWDASYKKIIADSRILSTRILMKACHVAQQKPKTWINASAVGYYGDVPEGAVDETRHASDDFLGRTCAAWENEALQAETLGIRVVCLRIGIVLEEGGGALQKMVLPFKLFVGGPLGSGRQWLPWIHRDDLVRAVLFILNEKTIRGPVNGTAPMPVTMKQFSQTLGSVLRRPSWAPVPGFVLKIVVGEFSDSLLAGQKALPVKLQNAGFQFTFDELYAALRDIFIKK, encoded by the coding sequence ATGAAAATCGTACTGGCCGGCGCGACCGGATTTATCGGAAATGCTTTGATAAAGGCATTATTAGAAGAAAAACATCAACTTATCATTCTCTCACGCCGACCGGATGTGGTTCGAAATCAGTGGGGCGATACGGTCAAAGCCGTTTTCTGGGATGCTGTTTCTTCGGGGGATTGGTTTTCCGACGTCAATGAAGCGGACGCCATAATTAATTTGACCGGAGCTAGTATTGCCGGAAAACGGTGGGACGCATCTTATAAAAAAATAATAGCCGATAGTCGGATATTATCAACACGCATATTGATGAAAGCGTGCCACGTAGCGCAACAAAAACCAAAAACCTGGATCAATGCGAGCGCGGTGGGTTATTACGGCGATGTTCCGGAAGGTGCTGTGGACGAAACCCGTCACGCATCCGATGATTTTTTAGGGCGTACGTGTGCTGCATGGGAAAACGAAGCCTTACAAGCGGAAACATTGGGAATACGCGTGGTGTGTCTGCGCATCGGCATCGTGCTTGAAGAAGGTGGCGGTGCATTACAAAAAATGGTTTTACCGTTTAAACTTTTTGTAGGTGGCCCGCTTGGCTCCGGCCGACAATGGTTGCCGTGGATTCACCGTGACGATCTTGTGCGAGCGGTACTTTTTATTTTAAATGAAAAAACCATCCGCGGTCCGGTTAATGGGACAGCCCCTATGCCCGTGACAATGAAACAATTTTCTCAAACACTCGGTTCAGTGCTGCGCCGACCCAGTTGGGCGCCTGTTCCGGGTTTTGTTTTAAAAATAGTTGTCGGAGAATTTTCCGATTCCTTATTAGCCGGTCAGAAAGCTCTTCCGGTAAAATTACAAAACGCCGGTTTTCAGTTTACGTTTGATGAACTGTATGCGGCACTAAGGGATATTTTTATAAAAAAATGA
- a CDS encoding co-chaperone GroES, translated as MKLKPLADRVIVEPMEAEEKTASGLIIPDSAKEKPQVGKVVAAGPGKKKDEPLTVKTGDMVLYGKYSGTEITYENKKYLIMSESDILAVQG; from the coding sequence ATGAAACTGAAGCCCTTAGCGGATCGCGTCATCGTGGAACCGATGGAAGCCGAAGAAAAAACAGCATCCGGTCTTATTATTCCGGATTCAGCCAAAGAAAAACCGCAAGTCGGTAAAGTCGTTGCCGCAGGTCCCGGCAAGAAAAAAGACGAACCCCTCACCGTTAAAACCGGCGATATGGTGCTTTACGGAAAATACTCCGGTACTGAAATCACCTATGAAAACAAAAAATATCTGATCATGAGCGAGTCGGATATCCTCGCCGTTCAAGGTTAA
- a CDS encoding NYN domain-containing protein: protein MTQKPLYIFDGYNLIKRIDALRREEIKSLEQGRQALLVHIATFRNMTNHDAVVVFDGKKMSLQVKSGVRILFSNLPNRADEAIKRLVDDQAKARTITVVSSDNEVMWYAQGCGCRVERSEDFFQRLTTLKNKPVSDELSAKNDPSLSEREMDYWRSMFEHGE, encoded by the coding sequence ATGACACAAAAACCGCTTTATATTTTTGACGGATATAACCTGATCAAACGTATTGACGCTTTGCGACGGGAGGAAATAAAAAGTTTAGAGCAAGGACGTCAGGCGCTTTTGGTGCATATCGCTACGTTTAGAAATATGACAAACCACGATGCGGTAGTGGTATTTGACGGAAAAAAAATGTCCCTACAGGTCAAATCCGGAGTGCGCATACTATTTTCTAATCTTCCCAATCGCGCTGATGAAGCGATCAAACGCCTCGTGGATGATCAGGCAAAAGCGCGTACGATCACCGTCGTGTCTTCCGATAACGAAGTGATGTGGTATGCTCAAGGGTGCGGCTGCCGAGTCGAACGCTCCGAAGATTTTTTCCAACGATTGACGACGCTTAAAAATAAACCGGTTTCAGACGAACTGAGCGCGAAAAACGATCCGTCGTTATCGGAACGTGAAATGGATTACTGGCGGAGCATGTTCGAACATGGCGAATAA